The following coding sequences lie in one Rhodohalobacter barkolensis genomic window:
- a CDS encoding carboxymuconolactone decarboxylase family protein codes for MSKKTNRLEDFREKRSEMNDKIMDLDHLGVKRFFNLDSNTYRDGALTGETKELLGLVASAVLRCNDCIDYHLEQCAKAGFTKDELVDAMNVAMIVGGSIVIPHMRHAVETMEFLEVEGLLTVEKE; via the coding sequence ATGTCAAAAAAAACAAACAGACTAGAAGATTTTCGTGAGAAACGTTCAGAGATGAACGACAAAATAATGGATCTGGATCATCTGGGAGTCAAAAGGTTCTTCAATCTGGATAGTAATACCTATCGTGATGGTGCATTAACAGGAGAGACAAAAGAGTTATTGGGTTTGGTGGCTTCGGCTGTTCTGCGTTGCAACGACTGTATCGATTATCACCTGGAGCAGTGTGCCAAAGCCGGATTCACAAAAGATGAGCTGGTCGATGCGATGAATGTAGCCATGATTGTTGGAGGGAGTATTGTCATCCCACATATGCGTCACGCTGTGGAAACCATGGAGTTTTTGGAAGTCGAGGGGTTATTGACGGTGGAGAAGGAATAA